In Nostoc edaphicum CCNP1411, the sequence AGTTCTCAATGATATTCTCAACGACTTGCAAAAACCTGTACCAATGAATCGTTTAGTGCAAGGTGATGTCGGTTCTGGAAAAACTGTTGTCGCTGTGCTAGCTATCCTCGCAGCAATTCAATCTGGCTACCAAGCGGCGCTGATGGCTCCCACAGAAGTTTTGGCAGAACAACATTATCGCAAGTTAGTTGGTTGGTTTAACCTCTTGCATTTACCAGTGGAATTACTGACAGGTTCCACTAAAACTGCTAAACGAAGACAAATACATTCTCAGTTAAGCACTGGTGAATTACCTCTGTTAGTGGGAACCCATGCCTTGATTCAAGACCCTGTAAACTTTCAGCAATTGGGTTTAGTGGTAATTGATGAACAGCATCGCTTCGGGGTAGAACAACGGGCACGTTTGCAGCAAAAAGGCGAACAACCCCATGTGTTAACTATGACAGCAACCCCGATTCCCCGAACCTTAGCACTGACGATACACGGGGATTTGGATGTAAGCCAAATTGATGAGTTACCACCGGGACGACAAAAGATTCAAACAACAGTGCTATCAGGTCAGCAACGCAACCATGCTTACGACCTCATCCGCCGAGAAATTGTCCAAGGTAGACAGGTTTATGTGGTTTTGCCCTTGGTAGAAGAGTCAGAAAAATTAGATTTGCGATCGGCCACTGATGAGCATCAAAAGCTACAAGAAAGCGTTTTTCCCGATTTTCAAGTGGGGTTGCTGCACGGTCGCATGAGTTCAGCCGATAAGGATGAAGCGATTACTAAATTCCGCGATAACCAAACACAGGTTTTAGTTTCTACTACCGTTGTTGAGGTAGGAGTCGACGTACCTAACGCTACAGTGATGCTCATTGAAAATGCGGAGCGATTTGGCTTATCACAACTGCACCAACTACGGGGGCGTGTCGGTCGTGGCGCGGCTCAGTCCTATTGTTTGTTGATGAGTAGTTCCAGAAGTCCTGATGCTCAACAACGATTGAAGGTGTTGGAACAATCTCAGGATGGTTTTTTCATTTCCGAGATGGATATGCGTTTTCGTGGCCCAGGGCAAGTACTGGGAACTCGTCAATCTGGAGTGCCAGATTTTACCCTAGCGAGTTTGGTTGAGGATGAGGAAGTTTTACTTTTAGCACGGCAAGCAGCGGAAAAAATAATCGAGATGGATGCAACTTTAGAGCGCTGGTATTTGATGAAACAAGAGTTGAAGTATCGGTATGAGCGGTTGATGGGTGGTGCGATTTTGACTTAATATCTTAGAGGATGTTTGAAAAGTGTGGGGCTAATACAATTTGCTACTACATGA encodes:
- the recG gene encoding ATP-dependent DNA helicase RecG, whose amino-acid sequence is MTNEKPDWIRLHKALAIEAERGFTDLVGKQYRFSEFLSLTLGKFPTGLPQTERRRWQGLAVQFASYPHLALEERQHLVAETRRYLSQLQQEEQGEQGEQGKQGSRGAGEQGKTYKSKIQVARDPKSKIISEVSRRLAPNIEQKLSDLPEIGFKKADNLARLGLHTVRDLLFYYPRDHIDYARQVNIRELQAGETVTIVATVKRCNCFTSPKNQKLSILELVVKDNSGQIKIGRFYAGTRFSSRAWQESLKRRYAVGSILAACGLVKESKYGLTLDNPEIEVLANPGDSIESLNIGRVVPIYGLTEGVVANTVRQAVIAALPAAANLKDPLPSGLRQKYGLMELKDAIANIHFPSDSDALKVARRRLVFDEFFYLQLGLLQRQQQARAIQTSAILVPRGQLVEKFHEILPFQLTGAQQRVLNDILNDLQKPVPMNRLVQGDVGSGKTVVAVLAILAAIQSGYQAALMAPTEVLAEQHYRKLVGWFNLLHLPVELLTGSTKTAKRRQIHSQLSTGELPLLVGTHALIQDPVNFQQLGLVVIDEQHRFGVEQRARLQQKGEQPHVLTMTATPIPRTLALTIHGDLDVSQIDELPPGRQKIQTTVLSGQQRNHAYDLIRREIVQGRQVYVVLPLVEESEKLDLRSATDEHQKLQESVFPDFQVGLLHGRMSSADKDEAITKFRDNQTQVLVSTTVVEVGVDVPNATVMLIENAERFGLSQLHQLRGRVGRGAAQSYCLLMSSSRSPDAQQRLKVLEQSQDGFFISEMDMRFRGPGQVLGTRQSGVPDFTLASLVEDEEVLLLARQAAEKIIEMDATLERWYLMKQELKYRYERLMGGAILT